From the genome of bacterium:
GATCGCGCGAAATATCGGGCATGTTGTCGAGACGGTTGGTAATGCGTGAACGATAACGTTTTGAAACGCGTTTGCGTCCGTCAAAGCAAGCCCAGCCAAAACCAGTGACAATTGTTAAAATGAAGAGACCGTAAACCCATATGAGCGAATTCAATTCAGCCACCCCAATACGATTAATCTTACAAGTTCTGCGACAACCAGAAGCATATCTTTACTATTACCCAAACACCCTTCTCACTTAAAGGCAGATGTCCACCTTTATACCACAAAACCTCTTTCGGTTCCTTGGCCGCAGTATGAAGCGCCTTGGCCGATTCTTTAGGAATAACACGATCGCTATTCCCATTTATCATAAGGACTGACCGAGGGCTAATCTGTCCAATCCACAAGATCGGGTCAACCGGCGCTAAGGTAGAGGCTAATTCGGCTAGATGCGTCGGATCATTCTTCAGCGCAGGAGGTTCATGATTTACTTCACTGCCTTTTGCAATTGAAGCCCAATTCCCTCCACCAACCACTAAAACGGGAGCCTTAATTCGAGTATCGATTCCTGCAAACACGGCACCGGTAATAGCCCCCATGCTAAAACCAACATAACCTATCCGTGTCGGATCAATATCCGGTCGTTGGATAAGGTAATCAACGCCGCGCCTTAAGTCAATAACTGTATGAATGAACATTTCCCTCGTTCGAACAGGGTATCGGAAGACCTGTCTGAAATTCTTGTCTTTAGGTTCTCGTTCTCCATGATATGGCGCATCGATCGAGAAAACTGCATAGCCTTGTGCCAACAAAGGGAACCAAAGTGGAATAAGGTCCTCCTTGCGACTACCCAGCCCATGCATCAAAATGACACATGGCGCCTTCTCCCCAGCTTCAAGTTTTGGAATAAGCAATATCGCAGGAATGAGTTCACCATGCAAGCTTTGATAAGTAAGTTTATAATACTGCCCTCCCGTTATCTTTATATCCAGTTTAAGGTCAACGTTTAATGGTAGCGCTTGATCGTAATCGAATAAAAAACGGTATTGGGCCTCGGGAGAGGGAGATTGAGAGCGCACAAAAACCGTACTAGCCATAAGCACGATAATCGTCAATATCGACATTAATCGGCACTTTATCATGAATTTAGTTCCCTCTGCTTATGCTACTGGACAAAACCGGTATAGGTTCCATTTTGCGATGCAATTTCCGCAACACTGACATCGCCGATTGTATAAAAAGAACCAGTTATCAAAATTACGTCCTCGGGGGATGCTTTTTCAAACGCTTTGGCAACAGCAGCAGATACCGAATTTTCTACTTTAAAACTAAATTTTTGTCGATTCGCTTCCTCGACTAAAAACTCAACAGGTAATGCCCTCGAATTATCGGGCTGGGTTAGAATTATCTCATCAGCTAACGGGCAGAGCGCTTCGATGACCCCCGATGGGTCATGATTTTGAACCATTCCCAATATCAGCGTTAATCGTCGAGAGCCATACTGCAACTTTATTGCTTCCGCTAATGCTTGGGCTGCATCGGTATTGTGAGCGCCATCAAGGATTACAAGGGGTTCTCGGCTAACAAGGTGAAATCTACCAGGCAGCCAGGCGTTCCGAATACCCAACTCGATGGCTTCCGGCGGCACTGATAGATCAGAACTTGAACGAAGCTCAAAAGCAGCCGCAACCGCACAGGCAACATTAGAACCCTGATAACTTCCCGGTAAGCGGGGATGCGCCAATTGCAGTTCAACACCATTCAAACGCACCACAACGGTATTGGGATCCTTTCCAAAACTCCACCAAACCTCGTGATCAGGGGGGGAGCCTTCTCGATGCATCACTTTGATTAGAGGAGCATTACGCTCACCTGCAACTTGCTCGACAACTTGAAGCGCCTCAGGATTAGCGACGGCTGTGATTACCG
Proteins encoded in this window:
- a CDS encoding folylpolyglutamate synthase/dihydrofolate synthase family protein — its product is MDYQQSLDYMSGLLMFGIRFGTDRFKQLLAQVGNPHSQLRAAHIAGTNGKGSTTAMIASIMRSAGYKVGGYYSPYVFDVRERILVDGQPIPKEDFSRWVTLLKSHIEALEKTEFGETTEFELKTAVAFCYFAEQQVEFASVEVGMGGRLDATNVITPRVSIITNVGLDHTERLGKTHAEIAYEKAGIIKPDVPVITAVANPEALQVVEQVAGERNAPLIKVMHREGSPPDHEVWWSFGKDPNTVVVRLNGVELQLAHPRLPGSYQGSNVACAVAAAFELRSSSDLSVPPEAIELGIRNAWLPGRFHLVSREPLVILDGAHNTDAAQALAEAIKLQYGSRRLTLILGMVQNHDPSGVIEALCPLADEIILTQPDNSRALPVEFLVEEANRQKFSFKVENSVSAAVAKAFEKASPEDVILITGSFYTIGDVSVAEIASQNGTYTGFVQ
- a CDS encoding alpha/beta fold hydrolase, whose amino-acid sequence is MSILTIIVLMASTVFVRSQSPSPEAQYRFLFDYDQALPLNVDLKLDIKITGGQYYKLTYQSLHGELIPAILLIPKLEAGEKAPCVILMHGLGSRKEDLIPLWFPLLAQGYAVFSIDAPYHGEREPKDKNFRQVFRYPVRTREMFIHTVIDLRRGVDYLIQRPDIDPTRIGYVGFSMGAITGAVFAGIDTRIKAPVLVVGGGNWASIAKGSEVNHEPPALKNDPTHLAELASTLAPVDPILWIGQISPRSVLMINGNSDRVIPKESAKALHTAAKEPKEVLWYKGGHLPLSEKGVWVIVKICFWLSQNL